CTTCACCCCTCTCGCGTAGAGTACAAGAAGTACTGCCCGTTCTGCCGCAAGCATACTGTTCACAAGGAAACCAAGTAAGGAAGTCCGAATAGGTCGGTAGCTCAATTGGTAGAGTCACGGTCTCCAAAACCGTTGGTTGGGGGTTCGAGTCCCTCCCGACCTGCTCACTTCCTGGAG
Above is a genomic segment from Fibrobacter sp. UWT2 containing:
- the rpmG gene encoding 50S ribosomal protein L33, which gives rise to MPRELITLECTECNQRNYDCDKNKRLHPSRVEYKKYCPFCRKHTVHKETK